A stretch of the Dechloromonas sp. TW-R-39-2 genome encodes the following:
- the htpX gene encoding protease HtpX — translation MKRVLLFLATNLAVMFVLGLVTSLLGVNKFLTANGLNLGMLLAFAGVIGFGGAFISLLMSKPMAKWSTGARVIEAPSSSTEVWLVDTVARLAERAALPMPEVAIYDGEPNAFATGASKNSSLVAVSTGLLQSMTREEVEAVLAHEVAHIANGDMVTLTLIQGVVNTFVVFLSRVIAYAVDSFLKKGDEESSGPGMAYMATSIVCEIAFGVLASIIVAWFSRQREFKADAGAAQLMRSPLPMQNALRRLGSLHTEPLPQAMAASGIAGGQGWMALFSSHPPLEERIAALAGR, via the coding sequence ATGAAACGCGTGCTGCTTTTCCTTGCGACCAACCTGGCGGTCATGTTTGTGCTTGGGCTGGTGACCAGCCTGCTCGGGGTCAATAAATTCCTCACCGCCAACGGTCTGAATCTCGGCATGTTGCTGGCCTTTGCCGGCGTAATCGGTTTCGGTGGCGCCTTCATTTCGCTGCTCATGTCCAAGCCAATGGCCAAATGGAGTACAGGTGCCCGCGTTATCGAGGCGCCGAGTTCATCCACCGAGGTCTGGCTGGTTGATACGGTGGCCCGTCTGGCCGAACGCGCTGCGCTGCCGATGCCGGAAGTGGCGATCTACGATGGCGAGCCGAACGCTTTTGCCACGGGGGCCAGCAAGAACAGTTCGCTGGTGGCCGTATCGACCGGTCTGTTGCAGAGCATGACGCGTGAAGAGGTCGAGGCCGTGCTGGCGCATGAAGTGGCCCACATTGCCAATGGCGATATGGTGACGCTGACGCTGATCCAGGGTGTGGTCAATACCTTCGTCGTCTTCCTGTCGCGCGTCATCGCCTATGCCGTTGATAGTTTCCTGAAAAAAGGCGATGAAGAATCGAGCGGTCCGGGCATGGCCTACATGGCTACCAGCATCGTTTGTGAAATTGCCTTTGGCGTGCTGGCCAGCATTATCGTTGCGTGGTTCTCGCGTCAGCGTGAATTCAAGGCCGATGCCGGTGCCGCCCAGTTGATGCGTTCGCCTCTGCCGATGCAGAACGCCTTACGTCGCCTGGGAAGCCTGCATACCGAACCGCTGCCGCAAGCCATGGCAGCCTCCGGGATTGCCGGCGGACAAGGCTGGATGGCCCTGTTCTCATCACATCCGCCGCTTGAAGAACGAATTGCGGCCCTGGCCGGACGTTGA